Proteins encoded together in one Gemmatimonadota bacterium DH-78 window:
- the cdaA gene encoding diadenylate cyclase CdaA: protein MNRIWDTLLLFRPGGADLVEILLVSALIYRLLLLIHRTRAMQMLLGVLLLASVFLLAQLLGFQLIERILETLFQYGAIAALVIFQPELRSALARLGQSRMLRPFTRFEESQVTDEVVAAVEQLTRAKVGAIIAIEQEVALDEYAEAASRVDAPVTSAMLSTIFTPYSPLHDGAVLLAGGQIRCAGAILPLTQYPLADRSLGTRHRAALGLSEETDAIVIVVSEETSRVSVARAGRLERDVSSDRLREILAQKEEPATPALPGRLGGLMRSG from the coding sequence GTGAACCGGATCTGGGACACCCTCCTCCTCTTCCGGCCGGGGGGCGCCGATCTCGTGGAGATCCTTCTGGTCTCCGCGCTGATCTATCGCCTGCTGCTGCTCATCCATCGCACCCGTGCGATGCAGATGCTGCTCGGCGTCCTCCTTCTCGCCTCGGTCTTCCTGCTCGCGCAGCTGCTCGGGTTCCAGCTGATCGAGCGGATCCTGGAGACGCTCTTTCAGTACGGCGCCATCGCGGCGCTGGTGATCTTCCAGCCCGAGCTGCGATCGGCGCTCGCGCGTCTGGGGCAGAGCCGCATGCTGCGGCCCTTCACCCGATTCGAGGAGAGTCAGGTGACCGACGAGGTGGTGGCCGCCGTCGAGCAGCTCACGAGGGCCAAGGTCGGGGCGATCATCGCGATCGAGCAGGAGGTGGCCCTCGACGAGTACGCCGAGGCGGCCAGCCGGGTCGACGCCCCCGTCACATCGGCGATGCTGTCGACGATCTTCACGCCCTATTCGCCGCTGCACGACGGCGCGGTGCTCCTGGCCGGCGGCCAGATCCGCTGCGCCGGAGCGATCCTTCCCCTCACGCAGTACCCCCTCGCCGATCGATCGCTGGGCACCCGGCATCGCGCGGCCCTCGGGCTGAGCGAGGAGACCGACGCCATCGTGATCGTCGTCTCTGAAGAGACGTCGCGGGTGTCGGTGGCGCGGGCGGGACGCCTCGAACGGGATGTCTCGTCGGATCGCCTGCGCGAGATTCTGGCGCAGAAGGAGGAGCCCGCGACACCCGCGCTTCCCGGTCGCCTCGGAGGGCTCATGAGGAGCGGCTGA
- the ftsH gene encoding ATP-dependent zinc metalloprotease FtsH has protein sequence MAEQGQGPDRGDPDNRFGRISRTLALWVIIVVMSIFAVRFVQGTDETRVALDYTEFMDQVENGNVHEVEIMQFDLEGELRSPITREGQQYTDFSTYLPLGVNESLVPDLRSRDVIVRASPPQQGWGTVLISALPWLLFIAFWIWIFRTMQGGGNRAFQFSKSKAKMLSPEAPKVTFADVAGADEAKEELQEIIEFLKDPQKFARLGGRLPKGVLLVGPPGTGKTLLAKAVAGEAGRPFFQMSGSDFVEMFVGVGASRVRDLFEQGKVHAPCIIFIDEIDAVGRHRGAGLGGGHDEREQTLNALLVEMDGFESNEGVILLAATNRPDVLDPALLRPGRFDRQVVVDAPDVKGREAILRVHAKKLPLADDVDLSILARGTPGLSGADLANVCNEAALLAARRNADKVAQADFETAKDKVMLGTERRSMVLTEKERKLTAWHEAGHAVIGLRVPGLDPVHKVTIVPRGRALGITASLPKEDRHSYTKEWLEGQLTMLFGGRVAEEMVFGPERVTTGAGNDIERATQMARRMVTSFGMSELIGLMAVGDSEQEVFLGREIGHRRQVSEHTAQQVDQEVKRILDESHERARAVLVEHEDLLERIALALLERETLDADEIKLLDEGRALPPLEVPGEALESGGSGDGPWGRLKKPATEQQPVGGSGLRDDTGSPAPAEG, from the coding sequence ATGGCTGAACAGGGACAGGGACCCGACCGGGGCGACCCGGACAACCGCTTCGGACGCATCTCCAGAACGCTGGCCCTATGGGTCATCATCGTCGTGATGTCGATCTTCGCCGTCCGGTTCGTCCAGGGCACCGACGAGACGCGGGTGGCGCTCGACTACACCGAGTTCATGGACCAGGTCGAGAACGGCAATGTCCACGAGGTCGAGATCATGCAGTTCGACCTCGAGGGCGAACTGCGGTCCCCGATCACGCGCGAGGGCCAGCAGTACACCGACTTCTCCACCTACCTGCCGCTGGGCGTGAACGAGTCGCTCGTGCCCGACCTGCGCAGCCGCGACGTGATCGTGCGCGCGAGCCCGCCGCAGCAGGGGTGGGGCACCGTACTGATCAGCGCGCTTCCCTGGCTGCTCTTCATCGCCTTCTGGATCTGGATCTTCCGCACCATGCAGGGCGGGGGCAACCGCGCTTTCCAGTTCTCGAAATCGAAGGCGAAGATGCTCTCGCCCGAGGCGCCCAAGGTCACCTTCGCCGACGTGGCGGGGGCCGACGAAGCCAAGGAAGAGCTGCAGGAGATCATCGAGTTCCTCAAGGACCCGCAGAAGTTCGCGCGACTCGGCGGACGGCTGCCGAAGGGCGTGCTGCTCGTCGGTCCTCCGGGAACCGGCAAGACGCTGCTCGCCAAGGCGGTGGCCGGTGAAGCCGGGCGGCCCTTCTTCCAGATGTCCGGCTCCGACTTCGTGGAGATGTTCGTGGGTGTGGGCGCCTCGCGGGTCCGCGACCTCTTCGAGCAGGGCAAGGTGCACGCGCCGTGCATCATCTTCATCGACGAGATCGACGCGGTCGGACGCCATCGTGGCGCCGGCCTCGGAGGCGGGCACGACGAGCGCGAGCAGACGCTCAACGCGCTGCTGGTGGAGATGGACGGCTTCGAGTCGAACGAGGGCGTGATCCTGCTCGCCGCCACGAACCGCCCCGACGTGCTGGATCCGGCGTTGCTGCGGCCCGGCCGTTTCGATCGCCAGGTGGTGGTCGATGCGCCCGACGTGAAGGGCCGCGAGGCGATCCTTCGCGTGCACGCCAAGAAGCTGCCCCTGGCCGACGACGTCGATCTCTCGATCCTGGCCCGGGGGACTCCGGGGCTGTCGGGGGCCGACCTCGCCAACGTCTGCAACGAGGCCGCTCTGCTCGCCGCGCGACGCAACGCCGACAAGGTCGCCCAGGCCGACTTCGAGACGGCGAAGGACAAGGTCATGCTCGGCACCGAGCGCCGGAGCATGGTGCTCACCGAGAAGGAGCGGAAGCTCACCGCCTGGCACGAGGCCGGTCACGCGGTGATCGGGCTCCGGGTGCCGGGGCTCGACCCCGTGCACAAGGTCACGATCGTGCCCCGGGGGCGCGCGCTCGGCATCACCGCCTCGCTCCCCAAGGAAGACAGGCACTCGTACACGAAGGAGTGGCTCGAGGGGCAGCTGACCATGCTTTTCGGCGGCCGCGTGGCGGAAGAGATGGTGTTCGGCCCCGAGCGGGTCACCACCGGGGCCGGCAACGACATCGAGCGCGCCACCCAGATGGCGCGCCGCATGGTCACGAGCTTCGGCATGAGCGAGCTCATCGGGCTCATGGCGGTCGGGGACTCCGAGCAGGAGGTCTTCCTCGGACGCGAGATCGGGCATCGGCGGCAGGTGTCGGAGCACACCGCGCAGCAGGTGGACCAGGAGGTGAAGCGGATCCTCGACGAGTCCCACGAGCGCGCCCGGGCCGTGCTGGTCGAGCACGAGGATCTGCTCGAGCGAATCGCCCTCGCGCTGCTGGAGCGCGAGACCCTCGACGCCGACGAGATCAAGCTTCTCGACGAGGGCCGGGCCCTGCCGCCGCTCGAGGTGCCGGGTGAGGCGCTCGAGAGCGGTGGATCCGGCGACGGCCCCTGGGGCCGCCTGAAGAAGCCCGCGACCGAGCAGCAGCCGGTGGGCGGATCCGGGCTGCGCGACGACACGGGATCACCCGCGCCGGCGGAGGGATGA
- the hpt gene encoding hypoxanthine phosphoribosyltransferase encodes MSTNLEASAGQLGGRDIRRVVYSEERISTRVREMADEITHHFGPDDDLLVVGLLKGSFVFLADLVRRIQRPLHVDFLVAASYGTGTVSTGDLKLLYDPEASLRDRSVVIVEDIIDSGHTLQRLVPLLREREPRSLDVCTLLHKRLVTLDPAARWVGFDAPSEFLVGYGLDHAEDFRHLPYVASL; translated from the coding sequence ATGTCGACGAATCTTGAAGCCTCCGCCGGCCAGCTCGGCGGTCGGGACATTCGCCGAGTGGTCTACTCGGAGGAGCGGATCTCGACGCGCGTGCGCGAAATGGCGGACGAGATCACCCATCACTTCGGCCCGGACGACGACCTGCTCGTGGTGGGACTGCTCAAGGGCTCGTTCGTGTTTCTCGCCGATCTGGTGCGGCGGATCCAGCGACCGCTCCACGTGGACTTCCTGGTCGCGGCGAGCTACGGCACGGGCACGGTGTCGACCGGGGATCTGAAACTGCTGTACGACCCGGAGGCGTCCCTCCGGGACCGCTCCGTGGTTATCGTAGAAGACATCATCGACAGCGGACACACCCTCCAGCGCCTGGTCCCCCTCCTGCGGGAGAGGGAGCCCAGGAGCCTGGATGTGTGTACCCTGTTGCACAAACGGCTCGTCACGCTCGACCCCGCCGCACGCTGGGTCGGGTTCGATGCACCCTCCGAGTTTCTCGTGGGGTACGGATTGGACCACGCCGAAGACTTTCGCCACCTGCCCTACGTCGCCTCGCTGTGA
- the tilS gene encoding tRNA lysidine(34) synthetase TilS — translation MTPASTLAARFRARLRALGIAPDDALVVAVSGGADSVALLHLLRFAVDGPPERLVVAHFDHRMRVESAADAAWVRGLARAWGLRAVQGAAEQVPGGEAEARTARWRFLEATRVDAGARAVVTGHHRDDQVETVLHHLARGSGLRGRSGIRPWQGTRLRPLLDEPRAELRAWARAVGLGWRVDPTNALPLGPRNRIRNELLPLLEDIRPGAARAIARSAELAAADETALAEAERLLLEPLVRSREAGRVEVDLPRLRAFPEALSSRLLRRLSREVGGRLDRAGTRAALAFTLGGPGGAESRLPSGVVLRRSQESLEVEGPRLPERPADRSLRVTDPFVRGSAAVVVGGERWSVHWGAEVPDGGEVVQLAHDPGAPGFRVRGWREGDHLDGRPLSRLWSEAGVPLYRRLRRPVVEDAAGRLLWVPGSALSHTARDRGGPLYRIGITHVDES, via the coding sequence GTGACCCCGGCGTCCACTCTCGCCGCGCGCTTCCGCGCACGGCTGCGCGCGCTCGGGATCGCCCCCGACGACGCGCTGGTCGTGGCGGTGTCGGGGGGCGCCGATTCCGTCGCGCTCCTGCACCTGCTCCGCTTCGCGGTGGACGGGCCTCCCGAGCGCCTCGTGGTCGCCCACTTCGATCATCGCATGCGGGTGGAGAGCGCGGCCGACGCCGCCTGGGTGCGGGGCCTCGCCCGCGCGTGGGGACTCCGGGCGGTGCAGGGAGCTGCAGAGCAGGTGCCCGGCGGGGAGGCGGAGGCCCGCACCGCTCGCTGGCGGTTCCTGGAAGCGACGCGGGTGGACGCGGGCGCGCGCGCGGTGGTCACGGGCCACCACCGCGACGATCAGGTGGAGACGGTGCTTCACCATCTCGCCCGGGGCAGTGGACTGCGGGGCCGCTCCGGCATCCGCCCCTGGCAGGGCACCCGCCTCCGCCCCCTGCTCGACGAGCCGCGCGCCGAGCTGCGGGCGTGGGCGCGGGCCGTCGGGCTCGGCTGGCGCGTCGATCCCACCAACGCGCTCCCGCTGGGGCCGCGCAATCGGATCCGCAACGAGCTGCTCCCCCTTCTGGAAGACATTCGGCCCGGAGCCGCGCGGGCCATCGCCCGATCCGCCGAACTCGCCGCCGCCGACGAGACGGCGCTCGCCGAGGCGGAACGGCTGCTCCTGGAGCCCCTGGTACGCAGCCGGGAGGCGGGCCGGGTGGAGGTGGACCTCCCCCGGCTTCGGGCGTTCCCCGAGGCGCTGTCGAGCCGGTTGCTCCGCCGTCTCTCCCGGGAGGTCGGCGGCCGCCTCGACCGGGCCGGAACCCGCGCCGCGCTCGCGTTTACCCTGGGGGGCCCCGGAGGGGCGGAGTCGCGGCTTCCCTCCGGCGTGGTGCTCCGGCGCTCGCAGGAGTCGCTGGAGGTGGAGGGGCCCCGGCTGCCCGAGCGCCCCGCCGACCGCAGTCTCCGGGTGACGGATCCGTTCGTCCGCGGCTCGGCGGCCGTCGTCGTCGGTGGCGAGCGCTGGTCGGTGCACTGGGGCGCGGAGGTGCCCGACGGCGGCGAGGTGGTGCAGCTGGCGCACGATCCCGGCGCTCCGGGTTTCCGGGTGCGCGGATGGCGCGAGGGCGACCACCTCGACGGCCGGCCGCTCTCCCGCCTCTGGTCCGAGGCCGGGGTGCCCCTGTACCGCCGCCTCCGTCGCCCGGTGGTGGAGGATGCCGCGGGGCGGCTACTATGGGTGCCCGGGTCGGCCCTGTCGCACACCGCGCGCGATCGCGGCGGGCCCCTCTATCGCATCGGAATCACGCATGTCGACGAATCTTGA
- a CDS encoding glycerophosphodiester phosphodiesterase yields the protein MLIRPRARPGHPYLAGAPIFAAHRGGAALAPENTMAAFEQAVHRWGVDMLELDVRLSADGEVVVVHDATVDRTTDGSGAVADLRLAQLREFDAGARFRDLDGRLSHARRGIRIPTIGEVLEAFPHTRLNVEAKCAEVARPLVEAIERHGAAHRVLVAAEFEANRRSVRGYRGAWGASRSHLVPFWLLHRVPVLGRLYTPGCDVLQLPRRYRGREVVTPRLMAEANRRNLPVHVWVVDDPAEMRRLLDRGVHAIQTDRPDLLARVLHEVTGRPLPPGALP from the coding sequence GTGCTGATCCGGCCGCGGGCCCGGCCCGGGCACCCGTATCTGGCGGGGGCGCCGATCTTCGCCGCTCACCGCGGGGGGGCCGCGCTCGCTCCGGAAAACACCATGGCCGCCTTCGAGCAGGCGGTCCATCGGTGGGGCGTGGACATGCTCGAACTCGACGTGCGTCTCAGCGCCGACGGCGAGGTGGTGGTCGTGCACGACGCCACCGTCGATCGCACCACCGACGGTTCGGGCGCGGTGGCCGACCTCCGGCTGGCACAGCTCCGCGAGTTCGACGCCGGCGCCCGTTTCCGCGACCTCGACGGGCGCCTCTCGCACGCCCGACGCGGGATCCGGATCCCCACCATCGGCGAGGTGCTCGAGGCCTTTCCGCACACCCGCCTCAACGTCGAGGCCAAGTGCGCCGAGGTGGCTCGCCCCCTCGTCGAGGCGATCGAGCGCCACGGGGCCGCGCACCGCGTGCTGGTGGCGGCGGAGTTCGAGGCGAACCGCCGGTCGGTGCGTGGCTATCGGGGAGCGTGGGGGGCATCCCGTTCGCACCTCGTGCCCTTCTGGCTGCTGCACCGGGTGCCGGTGCTCGGCCGCCTCTACACCCCCGGCTGCGACGTGCTTCAGCTGCCGCGCCGTTACCGCGGTCGAGAGGTGGTCACCCCGCGTCTGATGGCCGAGGCGAACCGCCGCAATCTGCCCGTGCACGTGTGGGTGGTGGACGATCCGGCCGAGATGCGCCGGCTCCTCGACCGCGGGGTGCACGCGATTCAGACCGACCGTCCCGACCTGCTCGCGCGGGTGCTGCACGAGGTGACCGGGCGCCCCCTTCCTCCCGGCGCGCTGCCGTGA
- a CDS encoding slipin family protein, which produces MDLGTLLIPAGVLGVVTVLSSLRLLYEYQRGVVFRLGKLVRARGPGLIWLLPFGIERMRKMDLRIVALDIPPQDTITKDNVSVTVNAVVYFRVADPSKAVVEIEDYYFATSQLAQTTLRSVIGQSELDELLADRDRINDVVRTIIDQGTDSWGVEVTSVEIKDIGLPQEMKRAMARQAEAERERRAKVISADGEYQASAKLALAADVIRAHPAALQLRFLQTVVEIAAENNSTTLFPIPIDMFAPFLEKATGVKRGGFPSSDEGEGEGEGGSPRLALPDGAAREELAEATRAALGLGETPRREKEPVAGEPPRVDDGATED; this is translated from the coding sequence ATGGATCTGGGTACCCTCCTGATTCCCGCCGGCGTGCTCGGTGTCGTGACCGTGCTGTCGAGCCTCCGCCTGCTCTACGAGTACCAGCGGGGCGTGGTGTTTCGTCTCGGAAAGCTCGTGCGCGCGCGCGGGCCGGGACTGATCTGGCTGCTTCCCTTCGGCATCGAACGCATGCGCAAGATGGACCTGCGCATCGTCGCCCTCGACATCCCCCCGCAGGACACCATCACCAAGGACAACGTGTCGGTGACGGTCAACGCCGTGGTGTACTTCCGGGTGGCCGATCCGTCGAAGGCCGTGGTGGAGATCGAGGACTACTACTTCGCCACGAGCCAGCTCGCGCAGACCACGCTGCGCTCGGTGATCGGACAGAGCGAGCTCGACGAACTCCTGGCCGACCGCGACCGCATCAACGACGTGGTCCGCACCATCATCGACCAGGGTACCGACTCGTGGGGCGTGGAGGTGACCAGCGTCGAGATCAAGGACATCGGGCTTCCGCAGGAGATGAAGCGGGCGATGGCCCGACAGGCCGAGGCCGAGCGCGAGCGGCGCGCGAAAGTGATCAGCGCCGACGGAGAGTACCAGGCGTCGGCGAAGCTGGCGCTCGCCGCCGACGTGATTCGCGCACACCCGGCCGCCCTGCAGCTGCGATTCCTGCAGACGGTGGTCGAGATCGCCGCGGAGAACAACTCCACGACCCTCTTCCCGATCCCGATCGACATGTTCGCCCCCTTCCTCGAGAAGGCCACGGGCGTGAAGCGAGGGGGCTTCCCCTCGTCCGACGAGGGTGAGGGCGAGGGCGAGGGCGGGTCGCCGCGGCTGGCCCTTCCCGACGGCGCGGCGCGCGAGGAGTTGGCCGAGGCGACGCGAGCGGCGCTCGGGCTCGGTGAGACTCCACGCAGGGAGAAGGAACCCGTGGCTGGAGAGCCGCCCCGCGTGGACGACGGGGCGACCGAAGACTGA
- a CDS encoding septum formation initiator family protein, which translates to MGRLSRTLFLGALGLAAYYALFGGRYSVFETRSAAGEMEVLQARLDSIEAVNAGLEARIDSLENDPATLERVAREEYGMVRPGERLYRTSQPDTTVEESGSAP; encoded by the coding sequence ATGGGACGACTGAGCCGTACCCTCTTTCTCGGCGCCCTCGGCCTCGCGGCCTACTACGCCCTCTTCGGGGGGCGCTACTCGGTGTTCGAGACCCGTTCGGCAGCCGGAGAGATGGAGGTGCTGCAGGCGCGGCTCGACTCCATCGAGGCCGTGAATGCGGGGCTCGAGGCGCGCATCGACTCGCTCGAAAACGATCCGGCCACCCTGGAACGGGTGGCTCGGGAGGAGTACGGCATGGTGCGGCCGGGGGAGCGGCTCTACCGCACCTCACAGCCCGACACCACCGTCGAGGAGTCGGGGTCGGCCCCCTGA
- the eno gene encoding phosphopyruvate hydratase, with the protein MSAIVDVRGREILDSRGNPTVEAEVLLETGVRGRACVPSGASTGAHEAVELRDGDRTRYLGKGVTRAVENVNSTIREALRGFEAREQLDIDRTMIELDGTPNKRTLGANAILAVSMAVARAAANENHMPLWRYLAPTGSAEVLPVPMMNILNGGAHASNNVDIQEFMVMPMNFDSFREALRCGVEVFHALKAVLTEQGRSTAVGDEGGFAPDLDSNEAAVEVVLQAIERAGYRPGEDVLLSIDAAATEFFRDGEYHFGSGERRDAAGMVEFWSEWCARYPIRSIEDGLEENDWHGWKALTEAVGDRVQLVGDDLFVTNTARLEQGIRDGVANAILIKVNQIGTLTETLEAIRVGAEAGYRSVISHRSGETEDTLIADLAVATGAGQIKTGSASRTDRVAKYNQLLRIEETLGDRARYPGASLWDD; encoded by the coding sequence TTGTCGGCGATCGTAGACGTGCGTGGACGTGAGATTCTCGACTCGCGGGGCAACCCGACGGTCGAGGCGGAGGTGCTGCTCGAGACCGGTGTCCGGGGGCGCGCCTGCGTGCCCAGCGGAGCTTCGACCGGTGCCCACGAGGCGGTGGAACTCCGCGACGGCGACCGCACCCGCTACCTCGGGAAGGGCGTGACGCGGGCGGTGGAGAACGTCAACTCGACGATCAGGGAGGCGCTCCGGGGCTTCGAGGCGCGCGAGCAGCTCGACATCGATCGCACGATGATCGAGCTCGACGGCACCCCGAACAAGCGCACCCTGGGCGCCAATGCGATCCTGGCGGTGTCGATGGCGGTCGCGCGGGCCGCGGCCAACGAGAACCACATGCCCCTCTGGCGCTACCTCGCGCCCACCGGCTCGGCCGAGGTGCTGCCGGTGCCGATGATGAACATCCTCAACGGCGGGGCGCACGCGTCGAACAACGTCGACATCCAGGAGTTCATGGTCATGCCCATGAACTTCGACTCGTTTCGCGAGGCGTTGCGATGCGGCGTGGAGGTCTTCCACGCGCTCAAGGCGGTGCTCACCGAGCAGGGCCGCAGCACCGCGGTGGGCGACGAAGGCGGGTTCGCACCCGATCTCGACAGCAACGAGGCCGCCGTCGAGGTGGTCCTGCAGGCGATCGAGCGCGCGGGCTACCGACCCGGCGAAGACGTGCTGCTCTCGATCGACGCGGCCGCCACCGAGTTCTTCCGCGACGGGGAGTACCACTTCGGCTCGGGCGAGCGGCGCGACGCCGCCGGCATGGTGGAGTTCTGGTCGGAGTGGTGCGCCCGCTACCCGATCCGCTCCATCGAGGACGGTCTCGAGGAGAACGACTGGCACGGGTGGAAGGCGCTCACGGAGGCGGTCGGCGACCGGGTGCAGCTGGTGGGCGACGACCTGTTCGTCACCAACACGGCGCGGCTCGAGCAGGGCATCCGCGACGGGGTGGCCAACGCCATCCTGATCAAGGTGAATCAGATCGGCACCCTCACCGAGACCCTCGAAGCCATTCGCGTGGGTGCGGAGGCGGGCTATCGTTCGGTGATCAGTCACCGCTCGGGCGAGACCGAAGACACCCTGATCGCCGACCTGGCCGTCGCCACCGGTGCCGGTCAGATCAAGACGGGCAGCGCCTCGCGCACCGACCGTGTGGCGAAGTACAATCAGCTCCTGCGCATCGAGGAGACCCTCGGTGATCGGGCCCGCTATCCCGGAGCCTCCCTATGGGACGACTGA
- a CDS encoding lysophospholipid acyltransferase family protein produces the protein MIRLLNSLRLYAVAVVSTVWYAVKIVGATSLRTRNMKQVCWSGPREWCRSLLWGGGVTVEFEGLEHLDPPRPAVLVANHESWYDVFALAGHLPVDYRFVGKKELTRVPFFGPAWLACGHIPIDRSNRRAAIESLRRAGETIRRENAVVVMFPEGTRSGDGVLLPFKKGAFVLALELGVPVIPVGVSGGRDRMPKGAFLVEPGRMTVRIGPPIEVEGWTVADRDRLVAAAHREVQRLKSGLPVASGGPEDSTEP, from the coding sequence GTGATTCGCCTGCTCAACTCGCTGCGCCTGTATGCGGTGGCCGTGGTCTCGACGGTGTGGTACGCGGTCAAGATCGTGGGTGCGACCTCCCTCCGGACCCGCAACATGAAGCAGGTCTGCTGGAGCGGGCCGCGCGAGTGGTGCCGTTCGCTGCTCTGGGGCGGGGGGGTGACGGTGGAGTTCGAGGGCCTCGAGCACCTCGACCCCCCGCGCCCGGCCGTGCTGGTGGCGAATCACGAGTCGTGGTACGACGTGTTCGCCCTGGCGGGGCACCTTCCCGTGGACTACCGCTTCGTCGGCAAGAAGGAATTGACCCGGGTGCCCTTCTTCGGCCCCGCCTGGCTCGCCTGCGGTCACATTCCGATCGATCGCTCCAACCGTCGCGCGGCGATCGAGTCGCTGCGACGGGCGGGCGAGACGATCCGTCGGGAGAACGCGGTGGTGGTTATGTTTCCGGAGGGCACCCGCTCCGGCGACGGCGTCTTGCTTCCCTTCAAGAAGGGGGCCTTCGTACTGGCGCTGGAACTGGGCGTGCCCGTGATTCCCGTGGGGGTGTCCGGGGGACGCGATCGCATGCCCAAGGGCGCGTTCCTGGTCGAACCCGGGCGGATGACCGTGCGGATCGGGCCGCCGATCGAGGTGGAGGGGTGGACGGTGGCCGACCGCGACCGGCTGGTCGCGGCGGCGCACCGCGAGGTGCAGCGACTCAAGAGCGGACTTCCCGTGGCGTCGGGGGGACCGGAAGACTCAACCGAACCATAG
- the thiL gene encoding thiamine-phosphate kinase gives MSAAALGPGAEFDLIRRLTDGLVAPAGVTVGTGDDGACLEGGWVISTDLTLEDVHFRRSWCGPEEWGGRAVRAALSDLAAMAARPVAILLSLAGSADDRASGVLQAVGQGARAAAESLGAAVIGGDVTRSPARVAIDVVVLGRTDDPLLRRGARPGDDLWVTGHLGGAGAAVRMLLDGRRPPPPLEARFARPQPRLAEALWLADTGHLTAGLDLSDGLAGDATHLAAASEVGLEIDESALPVDPHAVEAFGASTALRLALSGGEDYELLLAADPALAAHREGFGDCFPGVPLTRIGRVVAGSGVSLRAPDGERRPAPSAFDHFPDSGSPPS, from the coding sequence ATGAGCGCCGCGGCTCTGGGGCCCGGCGCGGAGTTCGACCTCATCCGCCGGCTCACCGACGGGCTCGTGGCACCCGCCGGGGTGACGGTCGGCACGGGCGACGACGGCGCCTGCCTGGAGGGGGGATGGGTGATCAGCACCGACCTCACCCTCGAGGACGTGCATTTCCGTCGCAGCTGGTGCGGACCGGAGGAGTGGGGGGGGCGCGCGGTTCGGGCCGCCCTCAGCGACCTCGCGGCGATGGCCGCCCGGCCGGTGGCGATCCTGCTCTCCCTGGCCGGGTCGGCCGACGATCGGGCGAGCGGCGTGCTGCAGGCGGTGGGGCAGGGGGCCCGGGCCGCGGCGGAATCGCTCGGCGCGGCGGTCATCGGGGGGGACGTCACCCGGTCGCCCGCCCGTGTGGCGATCGACGTCGTCGTGCTCGGTCGCACCGACGATCCCCTGCTGCGCCGCGGGGCGCGGCCGGGCGACGACCTGTGGGTCACCGGCCATCTCGGCGGTGCGGGGGCCGCGGTCCGCATGCTGCTCGACGGGCGACGCCCGCCTCCGCCCCTCGAGGCCCGGTTCGCGCGACCGCAGCCCCGGCTCGCCGAGGCGCTCTGGCTGGCCGACACCGGGCACCTGACCGCCGGGCTCGACCTCAGCGACGGACTCGCCGGCGACGCCACCCACCTCGCGGCGGCGTCGGAGGTGGGACTCGAGATCGACGAGTCGGCGCTCCCCGTCGACCCCCACGCCGTGGAGGCCTTCGGGGCGTCGACGGCGCTCCGTCTGGCGCTGTCCGGAGGGGAGGACTACGAGTTGCTCCTGGCGGCCGACCCGGCCCTCGCCGCGCACCGAGAGGGCTTCGGCGACTGCTTTCCCGGCGTGCCGCTCACCCGGATCGGCCGGGTGGTGGCGGGCTCCGGCGTCTCGCTGCGCGCGCCCGACGGAGAGCGGCGGCCCGCCCCCTCCGCCTTCGATCACTTCCCCGACTCCGGGAGCCCCCCGTCGTGA